A region of the Chitinophagaceae bacterium genome:
ATTATGAAAAACATACTGAAACTACCTGTCATTTTTATACTACTATTCAGCTTTTTATCTTCCTGTACAGATACTGAAAAAAAAGTGGTAAAAATATACTTTGATGAATACCCCGAAGTAATTCATGAAAAATTTGAAGTTGCTAAAGAAGATACTAGCCTGAAAATTGGTTTTTACAAACGATTTAATGAAGAAGGTGTTCTCAGAGAAGAAGCAAACTTTAAAAATGGGGTTCTTCATGGTGAACGCAAGTTATATTATCCTACCGGAGAGCTTTTTATAGTAGAAGTTCATGAAGACGGAAATTTTCACGGACCTTATTTTTCCTATTTTGAAAATGGAAACCCCAGAGAAGAAGGTGAATTTGTAAATAATGCCATACACGGCATCTGGAAAAACTTCCATCAAAACGGTAAGGTAAATGAAATTGTTACTTTCCGAAATGGTGAGGAACACGGGCCTTTTGAAAAATATCATGAAAACGGTGCTCTGGCTGCTGTTGGACAATATGAAAACAGCAAAGAAACGGGTGATTGGATATATTATCATGATAATGGCAACGTCAGAGAAGAAGTCAACTACCTTGAAGGCTGGGAAAATGGCTTAGTAAAAGTTTTCGATGAAGAGGGAAACCTCTGGAAAGAAATAATTTATGAAAGAGGCAGAGTACAACAGTATAACGAATATCCACTTTAAATTCTTTACCCTTTAATTAGATTCATCTTTAACTAATAATTGTTACAATTGTTAGTTATTTCAACTATTGCAAGAATTCTTTACTAAACACTTAAAACTAAAGTGAATTCACGTATTTTTGCAAAAGCAAACGGTACAGCTTATTTTTTAGTTGAAAAACTGCACATTCTTGTTTGTAAGATTTAAAACATTTAGATGAAAAACATTAGAAACTTCTGTATAATCGCTCATATTGACCATGGAAAAAGCACATTAGCAGACCGACTTCTTCAAACCACTAATACAATTACTAAAAGGGAATTTCAAAATCAGGTACTTGACAGCATGGATTTGGAAAGAGAAAGAGGAATTACCATAAAAAGCCATGCTATTCAAATGGATTATATTCAGGATGGAGAACATTACACACTGAATTTAATTGATACCCCCGGCCATGTTGATTTTTCATATGAAGTTTCCAGAGCAATT
Encoded here:
- a CDS encoding toxin-antitoxin system YwqK family antitoxin, whose product is MKNILKLPVIFILLFSFLSSCTDTEKKVVKIYFDEYPEVIHEKFEVAKEDTSLKIGFYKRFNEEGVLREEANFKNGVLHGERKLYYPTGELFIVEVHEDGNFHGPYFSYFENGNPREEGEFVNNAIHGIWKNFHQNGKVNEIVTFRNGEEHGPFEKYHENGALAAVGQYENSKETGDWIYYHDNGNVREEVNYLEGWENGLVKVFDEEGNLWKEIIYERGRVQQYNEYPL